From the Rhinolophus sinicus isolate RSC01 linkage group LG02, ASM3656204v1, whole genome shotgun sequence genome, one window contains:
- the CSDC2 gene encoding cold shock domain-containing protein C2, whose protein sequence is MTSESTSPPVVPPLHSPKSPVWPTFPFHREGSRVWERGGVSSRDLPSPLPTKRTRTYSATARASAGPVFKGVCKQFSRSQGHGFITPENGSEDIFVHVSDIEGEYVPVEGDEVTYKMCPIPPKNQKFQAVEVVLTQLAPHTPHETWSGQVVGS, encoded by the exons ATGACTTCAGAGTCCACATCGCCCCCGGTCGTGCCCCCGCTCCACTCCCCCAAGTCCCCTGTCTGGCCCACCTTCCCCTTCCACCGGGAGGGCAGCAGGGTCTGGGAGCGGGGCGGTGTCTCATCTCGGGACCTGCCCAGTCCCCTGCCCACCAAACGGACCAGGACATACTCAGC GACAGCCCGTGCCTCGGCTGGCCCCGTGTTCAAGGGCGTCTGTAAGCAGTTCTCACGCTCACAGGGCCACGGCTTCATCACCCCCGAGAACGGGTCCGAGGACATCTTCGTGCACGTATCAGA CATCGAGGGGGAGTACGTGCCGGTGGAGGGCGACGAGGTGACCTATAAGATGTGTCCCATCCCGCCCAAGAACCAGAAGTTCCAGGCTGTGGAGGTGGTGCTCACCCAGTTGGCCCCACACACTCCCCACGAGACGTGGTCTGGCCAGGTCGTGGGCTCCTAG